One segment of Paraburkholderia sp. PREW-6R DNA contains the following:
- a CDS encoding PotD/PotF family extracellular solute-binding protein codes for MSEANESPAAAVSDAKDKGLSRRTFIKGAVAAAGIAGFPYVHAQEKITLRYLGTAVNQSSDIAKKFKEDTGIEIQYVPVTTDDVAKRIITQPNSFDIVDTEYFSLKKLIPAGTLAGMDAKRIKLADKITPVLTRGEVNGKKIGDQGTAPKKVMFLTGPRSTEFSATPTEWMTLIPTTYNADTLGIRPDLIKRQVDSWAELLNPQFKGKAALLNIPAIGIMDSAMAIEAMGHIKYGDKGNMTKAEIDQTIKILIDAKRSGQFRAFWKDFNESVNLMASGEVVIQSMWSPAVTKVRTMGIACKFQPLKEGYRSWASGFGFPRSLQGKKLDAAYEFVNWFQDGWAGAYLMRQGYYSGVLETAKSHMQPYEWDYWIEGKPAAQDIKAPDGQLLEKAGTVRDGGSYNQRMGAIACWNAVMDENIYMVQKWNEFIAA; via the coding sequence ATGAGTGAAGCGAACGAGAGCCCGGCAGCAGCCGTATCGGATGCGAAAGACAAAGGCCTGTCGCGCCGCACGTTCATCAAGGGCGCGGTCGCCGCGGCCGGTATTGCGGGATTTCCGTACGTGCATGCACAGGAGAAGATCACGCTGCGCTATCTCGGCACCGCGGTCAATCAGAGCTCCGATATCGCGAAGAAATTCAAGGAAGACACCGGCATTGAAATTCAGTACGTGCCAGTGACAACCGACGACGTGGCTAAACGCATCATCACGCAGCCGAACTCGTTCGACATTGTCGACACCGAATACTTTTCGTTGAAGAAGCTGATCCCGGCAGGCACGCTGGCCGGCATGGATGCCAAGCGTATCAAGCTCGCCGACAAGATCACGCCCGTGCTCACGCGCGGCGAAGTGAACGGCAAGAAGATCGGCGACCAGGGCACGGCGCCGAAGAAAGTGATGTTTCTGACGGGCCCGCGTTCAACGGAGTTCTCCGCAACGCCGACTGAATGGATGACGCTGATCCCGACCACCTATAACGCCGACACGCTCGGCATCCGGCCCGATCTCATCAAGCGCCAGGTCGACAGCTGGGCCGAGTTGCTCAATCCGCAATTCAAGGGCAAGGCCGCGCTGCTGAATATCCCCGCTATCGGCATCATGGATTCGGCGATGGCGATCGAAGCAATGGGGCACATCAAGTACGGCGACAAAGGCAACATGACGAAAGCCGAAATCGATCAGACCATCAAGATCCTGATCGACGCCAAACGCTCGGGCCAGTTCCGCGCGTTCTGGAAAGACTTCAATGAAAGCGTGAACCTCATGGCTTCCGGCGAAGTGGTGATCCAGTCGATGTGGTCGCCGGCGGTCACGAAAGTCCGCACGATGGGCATTGCCTGCAAATTCCAGCCGCTCAAGGAAGGTTATCGCTCGTGGGCGTCGGGCTTCGGCTTTCCGCGTTCGCTGCAAGGCAAGAAGCTCGACGCCGCGTATGAATTCGTCAACTGGTTCCAGGACGGTTGGGCCGGCGCCTATCTGATGCGCCAGGGTTACTACTCCGGCGTGCTCGAAACGGCAAAGAGCCACATGCAGCCGTACGAGTGGGACTACTGGATCGAAGGCAAGCCGGCCGCGCAGGACATCAAGGCGCCGGATGGCCAGCTACTCGAAAAAGCCGGCACCGTGCGCGACGGCGGTTCATACAACCAGCGCATGGGCGCGATTGCGTGCTGGAATGCGGTGATGGACGAGAACATCTACATGGTGCAGAAGTGGAACGAGTTTATCGCTGCATGA